The Lycium barbarum isolate Lr01 chromosome 10, ASM1917538v2, whole genome shotgun sequence genome includes a region encoding these proteins:
- the LOC132615436 gene encoding protein PAL OF QUIRKY-like produces MAGSSINSRKSNNIKFICSYDGKILPRHPDGKLRYHGGETRVLSVKRSIAFAELMVKLGEMCGGSVSLRCQLPTEDLDALVSITSDEDLANLIEEYDHTAIAPSPSSSLKIRSFLSPPKSAKKVTSPNSSMASSSSTMSANSPKSSRYNCPINERCVRQTMAKPQVVFPLCYQKVMGKLPQYAYHGPGYTASSHIYPIHHGNH; encoded by the exons ATGGCTGGATCTTCCATTAATTCTCGTAAGTCCAACAATATCAAATTCATATGTAGCTATGATGGCAAGATCCTGCCACGTCATCCCGACGGCAAGCTCCGTTATCACGGTGGCGAAACACGTGTCCTTTCCGTTAAACGCTCCATTGCTTTTGCCG AGCTGATGGTGAAGCTAGGGGAGATGTGTGGAGGATCAGTGAGTTTAAGGTGTCAATTGCCAACAgaagatttagatgctcttgtgtcaATCACTTCTGATGAAGATCTTGCCAATCTCATCGAGGAGTATGATCATACTGCAATTGCACCATCGCCATCGTCCTCCCTCAAGATCAGATCATTTCTTTCACCTCCCAAATCCGCAAAAAAAGTTACGTCTCCAAATTCTTCAATGGCTTCTTCCTCATCAACTATGAGTGCCAACTCGCCTAAGTCATCGAGGTATAACTGTCCAATTAACGAGAGGTGTGTTCGTCAGACGATGGCAAAGCCGCAGGTGGTGTTTCCTCTCTGTTATCAGAAAGTGATGGGAAAGCTTCCACAATATGCCTACCATGGTCCTGGGTACACTGCTAGTAGCCATATTTACCCAATTCACCATGGCAACCACTAG